From the genome of Novosphingobium sp. TH158, one region includes:
- a CDS encoding SHOCT domain-containing protein: protein MANRLEALERLQALHASGALTKQEFEAEKQRLLSGAEDAGGSTNWGLIAGIGIPAALVVALGGWWYASQLGEKADAALAEASASASASAEASEAASAAPSAAADPYAGAELVQCRQGECSWEKVLSVRTIQTTADGELKITESYVGSSRDDGTGTGAYSPKLAISWEKPVVQTYVFCSLKQPGLAFKDRWGEGGWIGHLIDPYDTYGYNTSSVRTYMKACHGLDFYRKDITKVLQRIGYRPGTRNEQVELASPKDLSIVPFE from the coding sequence ATGGCAAACAGGTTGGAAGCGCTGGAACGGTTGCAGGCGCTGCATGCTTCGGGGGCACTGACGAAGCAGGAGTTCGAGGCGGAAAAGCAGCGCCTGCTTTCGGGCGCAGAGGATGCAGGCGGTTCGACGAACTGGGGCCTGATCGCCGGCATCGGCATTCCGGCGGCGCTGGTCGTGGCGCTGGGCGGCTGGTGGTATGCCAGCCAGCTTGGCGAAAAGGCGGATGCCGCGCTTGCCGAAGCGAGCGCATCGGCTTCGGCAAGCGCAGAGGCCAGCGAGGCCGCATCCGCCGCGCCCTCGGCCGCCGCCGATCCCTATGCCGGGGCCGAACTGGTCCAATGCCGCCAGGGCGAATGCTCGTGGGAAAAAGTGCTTTCGGTTCGCACGATCCAGACGACGGCGGATGGCGAGCTGAAGATCACCGAAAGCTACGTCGGCTCATCGCGCGATGATGGCACGGGCACGGGGGCCTATTCGCCGAAGCTGGCGATTTCCTGGGAAAAGCCGGTGGTGCAGACCTACGTGTTCTGTTCGCTCAAGCAGCCGGGCCTTGCCTTCAAGGACCGCTGGGGCGAGGGCGGGTGGATCGGCCACCTGATCGATCCCTACGATACCTACGGCTACAACACGTCGTCCGTGCGCACCTACATGAAGGCGTGCCATGGCCTCGATTTCTATCGCAAGGACATCACCAAGGTGCTGCAGCGCATCGGCTATCGCCCGGGAACGCGCAACGAACAGGTCGAGCTGGCCTCGCCCAAGGACCTGTCGATCGTTCCCTTCGAATAG
- a CDS encoding DUF885 family protein: MGLNRAQIAPLIALLASSAIAPSALAQEAPRLATAPMATASVTARSEDQKLMLLFAHDAKRDRQLNPLQAIYRGEAADPALVAQTFTDALDRRELAAVRLSLSALSRIDRRRLSPERQISFDVFQGDKRTELEMLQPDVLALTSVRPLTHFGGLHVEFPSLVAGALPFRNEADYRAALALEKVMPKVLDQAVTKFREGLSSGVVDSRLTTSNMIAQIDALLAQKLEDSPFYAPILEFPKAVPESARPQLARAYADTILNEVYPAYRRLRNFLANEYLPAARTQPGISAMKGGAGLYRKLIKVHTSLSLDPEEVHRLGLGEVARIQREMEDVKVRLGNSGSLRQFFDVLRTDPRYHPKSREELAKGFALIARTVDAQIPHYFYKVPRTRLEIQPYPAYREKYEAGGSYNQGSADGSRPGVFFYNAYDLPSRFLTGMATLYLHEGAPGHHFQISLAQENTSLPDFQRFGGNTAFVEGWALYAETLGYSMGLYKDPMQHWGTLDDEMLRAMRLVVDTGIHAKGWSREQAIEYMLANSGMGRTDATAEVERYIAWPGQALAYKVGALTIQRLRRKAEADLGPKFDLRAFHEQVLGSGALPLPVLEAKIDRWIATSR, from the coding sequence ATGGGGCTGAACCGGGCGCAGATTGCCCCCCTGATCGCGCTGCTGGCCAGTTCGGCGATTGCCCCATCTGCCCTGGCGCAGGAGGCTCCGCGCCTTGCGACTGCGCCGATGGCGACAGCGTCGGTCACCGCGCGCAGCGAGGACCAGAAGCTGATGCTGCTGTTCGCGCACGATGCCAAGCGCGACCGGCAGCTGAACCCGTTGCAGGCGATCTATCGCGGCGAGGCAGCCGATCCGGCGCTCGTGGCACAGACCTTTACCGATGCGCTGGACCGGCGCGAACTGGCCGCAGTCCGGCTGAGCCTTTCTGCCCTCTCCCGGATCGACCGTCGCCGGCTGAGCCCCGAACGCCAGATTTCCTTCGACGTGTTCCAGGGCGACAAGCGCACCGAGCTGGAAATGCTCCAGCCCGATGTGCTGGCGCTCACCTCGGTGCGACCGCTCACCCATTTCGGCGGGCTGCACGTGGAGTTTCCCTCGCTTGTCGCCGGGGCCCTGCCCTTCCGCAACGAGGCTGATTACCGCGCCGCCCTTGCGCTCGAAAAGGTCATGCCGAAGGTGCTTGACCAGGCCGTGACGAAGTTCCGCGAGGGACTGTCCAGCGGCGTGGTCGATTCCAGGCTGACCACCAGCAACATGATTGCCCAGATCGACGCGCTGCTGGCGCAGAAGCTGGAAGATTCCCCGTTCTACGCGCCGATCCTCGAATTCCCCAAGGCGGTGCCCGAAAGCGCCCGGCCACAACTGGCCAGGGCCTATGCCGATACCATCCTCAATGAGGTTTATCCGGCCTATCGCCGCCTGCGGAACTTCCTCGCCAACGAATACCTGCCCGCTGCCCGCACGCAGCCGGGCATCTCGGCCATGAAGGGCGGCGCGGGGCTTTACCGCAAGCTGATCAAGGTCCACACCTCGCTCTCGCTCGATCCGGAGGAAGTGCACAGGCTCGGACTTGGGGAAGTGGCCCGCATCCAGCGCGAGATGGAGGATGTGAAGGTCCGCCTCGGCAACTCCGGCAGCCTTCGCCAGTTCTTCGACGTGTTGCGCACCGATCCGCGATACCACCCCAAATCGCGCGAGGAGCTGGCCAAAGGGTTCGCCTTGATCGCCAGGACCGTCGATGCGCAGATCCCGCACTATTTCTACAAGGTTCCGCGGACCCGGCTGGAGATCCAGCCCTATCCCGCTTACCGCGAGAAGTACGAGGCCGGCGGTTCCTACAACCAGGGATCGGCGGACGGCAGCCGGCCAGGCGTGTTCTTCTACAACGCCTATGACCTGCCCAGCCGCTTCCTGACCGGCATGGCGACGCTCTACCTGCACGAGGGCGCGCCGGGGCATCATTTCCAGATCAGCCTTGCGCAGGAAAACACCTCACTGCCCGATTTCCAGCGCTTCGGCGGCAACACGGCCTTCGTCGAAGGCTGGGCGCTTTATGCCGAGACGCTGGGCTATTCGATGGGACTCTACAAGGACCCGATGCAGCACTGGGGCACGCTGGATGACGAGATGCTGCGCGCCATGCGGCTGGTTGTCGATACCGGCATCCACGCCAAGGGCTGGAGCCGGGAACAGGCCATCGAATACATGCTCGCCAATTCGGGCATGGGCCGCACCGATGCCACGGCAGAGGTGGAACGCTATATCGCCTGGCCCGGCCAGGCCCTGGCCTACAAGGTGGGCGCGCTGACCATCCAGCGCCTCCGCCGCAAGGCGGAGGCTGACCTGGGGCCGAAATTCGACCTGCGCGCCTTCCATGAACAGGTGCTGGGATCGGGCGCCCTGCCCCTGCCCGTGCTGGAAGCGAAGATCGACCGCTGGATCGCTACCAGCCGCTGA
- a CDS encoding 2OG-Fe(II) oxygenase has translation MASAPDPYQDAPNPDKLALKRVGEAVRRRLDADPGAHRIPTDRAEIYGIQNFLSPAECQRMIDLIDSVARPSTLYDHGYTEEYRTSYSGDVDRSDSFVRMIERRIDDCLGMKPEFGETVQGQRYRVGQQFREHNDWFWTKGGYWEGEAERGGQRSWTTMVYLNEVEEGGTTDFTRIGLSVPPQPGVLLVWNNALPDGTPNPDTLHAGTPVIKGVKYVITKWYRTRRWG, from the coding sequence ATGGCCTCTGCCCCCGATCCTTACCAAGACGCCCCGAATCCCGACAAGCTGGCCCTGAAGCGCGTAGGCGAAGCCGTGCGGCGAAGGCTGGATGCCGATCCCGGCGCGCACCGCATCCCGACCGATCGGGCGGAAATCTATGGTATTCAGAACTTCCTCAGCCCGGCCGAATGCCAGCGGATGATTGACCTGATCGATTCCGTCGCCCGGCCTTCCACGCTTTATGACCACGGCTATACCGAGGAATACCGCACCAGCTATTCCGGCGATGTCGATCGCAGCGATTCCTTCGTCCGCATGATCGAACGGCGGATCGACGATTGCCTGGGCATGAAGCCCGAATTCGGCGAGACTGTGCAAGGCCAGCGCTACCGGGTGGGCCAGCAGTTCCGCGAGCATAACGACTGGTTCTGGACCAAGGGCGGATACTGGGAAGGCGAAGCCGAGCGGGGCGGCCAGCGAAGCTGGACGACTATGGTCTACCTCAACGAAGTGGAAGAAGGCGGGACGACCGATTTCACCCGCATCGGCCTATCGGTTCCGCCGCAGCCCGGGGTGCTGCTGGTGTGGAACAATGCGCTGCCCGATGGCACGCCGAACCCCGATACGCTGCATGCCGGCACGCCGGTGATCAAGGGGGTGAAGTACGTGATCACCAAGTGGTACCGGACACGTCGATGGGGCTGA
- a CDS encoding RcnB family protein, with amino-acid sequence MVAAKGRGAGSGVTAMAVKQFMKTSGLAALAASMSLFALPASADAQEGGWGRRSGEAAGTIGSSNSEGRRGSWSGGSGNSRSWGQRQQSAPQAQVPVQAQAQVQAAPAAPAQRSWNGGGNRGSWNGGATAGAGEYRRQWTPRAQPAPQAQAQTQAQVQTQAPAAGSWNGRSTWQQRRSGNGGQATTTTTPQAPVAQGQWGGRNSDARDRDRRNDNWTAQTRQTRPSWEGRRQDDRNWRDNDRDRRDNRWTDRNSGSNDRWRNHNNTQRWGYSGDYRRWNRDWRRDNRYNWYSWRNSNRDVFRWGYYNPPYRNYSYRRLSVGFFLDSLFFGSNYWINDPWQYRLPDAYGPYRWIRYYDDALLVDIYSGEVVDVIHNFFW; translated from the coding sequence ATGGTCGCCGCGAAGGGTCGCGGTGCGGGTTCTGGAGTGACGGCCATGGCCGTAAAGCAGTTCATGAAGACGAGCGGACTGGCCGCGCTTGCGGCCTCGATGTCGCTGTTCGCCCTGCCGGCCTCGGCCGACGCACAGGAAGGCGGCTGGGGCCGTCGCAGTGGCGAGGCAGCAGGCACGATCGGCAGCAGCAACAGCGAAGGCCGCCGCGGAAGCTGGTCGGGCGGCAGCGGCAACAGCCGCAGCTGGGGCCAGCGCCAGCAGTCTGCCCCGCAGGCGCAGGTCCCCGTTCAGGCGCAGGCGCAGGTTCAGGCAGCGCCTGCCGCACCCGCGCAGCGCAGCTGGAATGGCGGCGGCAATCGCGGCAGCTGGAACGGCGGAGCGACCGCCGGTGCGGGCGAATACCGTCGCCAGTGGACGCCGCGCGCGCAACCTGCCCCGCAGGCCCAGGCTCAGACTCAGGCTCAGGTCCAGACACAGGCTCCCGCTGCGGGTAGCTGGAACGGACGCAGCACCTGGCAACAGCGCCGGAGCGGCAATGGCGGACAGGCTACCACCACCACCACGCCGCAAGCCCCGGTCGCCCAGGGCCAGTGGGGCGGTCGCAACAGCGATGCGCGCGATCGTGATCGCCGCAACGACAACTGGACCGCTCAGACAAGGCAGACCCGGCCCAGCTGGGAAGGCCGCAGGCAAGACGATCGCAACTGGCGCGACAACGATCGTGACCGGCGCGACAACCGCTGGACGGACCGCAACTCCGGCTCGAACGATCGCTGGCGCAACCACAACAACACCCAGCGCTGGGGCTATTCGGGCGACTATCGCCGCTGGAATCGCGACTGGCGACGGGACAACCGCTACAACTGGTACTCGTGGCGCAACAGCAACCGCGACGTGTTCCGCTGGGGGTACTACAACCCGCCTTACCGGAACTATTCGTACCGGCGCCTGTCTGTCGGCTTCTTCCTCGACAGCCTGTTCTTCGGTTCGAACTACTGGATCAACGATCCGTGGCAGTACCGCCTGCCGGATGCCTACGGACCCTATCGCTGGATCCGGTATTATGACGATGCCTTGCTCGTCGACATCTACTCCGGCGAAGTTGTCGACGTGATCCACAACTTCTTCTGGTAA
- the ettA gene encoding energy-dependent translational throttle protein EttA: MAAQYAFVMKDMTKTFPGAQKPVLSNINLQFYQGAKIGIVGPNGAGKSTLMKIMGGIDTDFTGEAWPGENITVGYLPQEPELDKSKTVLENVKDGARHIADMVDRFNEISALMCEEDADFDTLGAEMGELQDKIDAVDGWTLDNQLEVAMEALRCPPGDWSVDNLSGGEKRRIALTRLLIQKPDILLLDEPTNHLDAESVEWLENHLKDYAGAVLMITHDRYFLDHVVGWILELDRGRYFPYEGNYSTYLEKKAKRLEQEDREESGKQKALQRELEWIRQTPAARQTKSKARIRKFEELQNAQDNRPIGKAQIVIQVPERLGGKVIEAKNISKAYGDKLLFEDLSFTLPPGGIVGVIGPNGAGKSTLFRLITGQEQPDSGTIEIGETVRLGYVDQSRDHLDPKKNVWEEISDGLDYMKVNGQDTSTRAYVGAFNFKGQDQQKNVGKLSGGERNRVHIAKMLKTGGNVLLLDEPTNDLDVETLAALEEAIENFAGCAVVISHDRFFLDRLATHILAFEGNSHVEWFEGNFEAYEEDKRRRLGDAADRPTRLAYKKLTR, encoded by the coding sequence GTGGCCGCTCAATACGCCTTCGTGATGAAGGACATGACCAAGACTTTCCCCGGCGCGCAGAAGCCGGTGCTGAGCAACATCAACCTGCAGTTCTACCAGGGTGCGAAGATCGGCATCGTCGGCCCGAACGGTGCGGGCAAGTCCACGCTCATGAAGATCATGGGCGGGATCGACACCGATTTCACCGGCGAGGCCTGGCCGGGCGAGAACATCACCGTCGGCTACCTTCCGCAGGAGCCGGAGCTCGACAAGAGCAAGACCGTCCTCGAAAACGTCAAGGACGGTGCCCGCCACATCGCCGACATGGTTGACCGGTTCAACGAGATCAGCGCCCTGATGTGCGAAGAGGACGCCGATTTCGACACCCTGGGCGCCGAAATGGGCGAACTGCAGGACAAGATCGACGCGGTTGACGGCTGGACGCTCGACAACCAGCTCGAAGTGGCGATGGAGGCCCTGCGCTGCCCGCCGGGCGACTGGTCGGTGGACAACCTGTCGGGCGGTGAAAAGCGCCGCATCGCGCTGACCCGCCTGCTGATCCAGAAGCCCGATATCCTGCTGCTGGACGAACCGACCAACCACCTCGATGCGGAAAGCGTCGAGTGGCTGGAAAACCACCTCAAGGACTATGCCGGCGCGGTGCTGATGATCACCCACGACCGCTACTTCCTCGATCACGTGGTCGGCTGGATCCTCGAACTCGATCGCGGCCGGTACTTCCCCTACGAGGGCAACTATTCGACCTACCTCGAAAAGAAGGCCAAGCGCCTTGAGCAGGAGGATCGCGAGGAAAGCGGCAAGCAGAAGGCCCTGCAGCGCGAACTCGAATGGATCCGGCAGACCCCGGCTGCCCGCCAGACCAAGTCCAAGGCACGTATCCGCAAGTTCGAGGAACTGCAGAACGCGCAGGACAACCGCCCGATCGGCAAGGCCCAGATCGTCATCCAGGTGCCCGAGCGCCTTGGCGGCAAGGTGATCGAGGCCAAGAACATCTCGAAGGCTTATGGCGACAAGCTGCTGTTCGAGGACCTGAGCTTCACCCTGCCCCCCGGCGGCATCGTCGGCGTAATCGGACCGAACGGCGCGGGCAAGTCCACGCTGTTCCGCCTGATCACCGGCCAGGAACAGCCCGACAGCGGCACCATCGAGATCGGCGAGACCGTGCGCCTTGGCTATGTCGACCAGAGCCGCGATCACCTCGACCCGAAGAAGAACGTCTGGGAGGAAATCTCCGACGGGCTTGATTACATGAAGGTCAACGGGCAGGATACCTCGACCCGCGCCTATGTCGGTGCCTTCAACTTCAAGGGCCAGGATCAGCAGAAGAACGTCGGCAAGCTTTCCGGCGGTGAGCGCAACCGCGTCCACATCGCCAAGATGCTGAAGACCGGCGGCAACGTGCTGCTGCTCGACGAACCGACCAACGACCTTGACGTGGAAACGCTGGCGGCGCTGGAAGAAGCCATCGAAAACTTCGCCGGCTGCGCCGTGGTCATCAGCCACGACCGCTTCTTCCTCGACCGTCTGGCCACCCACATCCTCGCTTTCGAAGGCAACAGCCACGTCGAATGGTTCGAAGGCAACTTCGAAGCCTATGAGGAAGACAAGCGCCGCCGCCTGGGCGACGCTGCCGACCGCCCGACAAGGCTGGCCTACAAGAAGCTGACGCGCTGA
- a CDS encoding DUF1501 domain-containing protein — MTLLSFDRRHLLGALGASALLPARIAFAAAGQTERRLVFIIQRGAADGLATLAPIGDPAFASARGALAEEFAGLNKLDGMFALHPSLAGMGKLYAARQALFVHGVGIPYRDRSHFDAQNVLETGGTKPYEHPDGWMNRLLGLLPGGTRAMAVAPTVPAAMRGPREVASYANSRLPDATEDLMQRVSQLYAADPQLHGLWESSMQARQMAAGNDDSGADPAATGKLAASLLTGPQGARVAMIETGGWDTHINQKGRLERGLKGLDTMIGALRDGLGPAWSETLVVVATEFGRTVAPNGTGGTDHGTGSLLMLLGGTVDGGRVVADWPGLAPRQLFEGRDLKPTLPIDAALAGALGGHFGVDPARVLATCFPGATGKASSGLIRA; from the coding sequence ATGACCCTGCTTTCCTTCGATCGCCGCCACCTGCTCGGAGCCCTGGGAGCCAGCGCCCTGTTGCCCGCGCGGATCGCCTTCGCTGCGGCCGGCCAGACCGAAAGGCGGCTGGTGTTCATCATCCAGCGCGGCGCGGCGGACGGGCTGGCCACGCTCGCGCCCATTGGCGATCCGGCCTTTGCCAGTGCCCGCGGCGCACTAGCGGAAGAGTTCGCCGGGCTGAACAAGCTTGACGGGATGTTTGCCCTGCACCCATCGCTTGCCGGCATGGGCAAGCTCTATGCAGCAAGGCAGGCGCTGTTCGTGCACGGCGTCGGCATTCCCTATCGCGACCGGTCGCACTTCGATGCGCAGAACGTGCTCGAAACCGGCGGCACCAAGCCCTATGAGCACCCCGATGGCTGGATGAACAGGCTGCTTGGCCTGCTGCCCGGCGGCACCCGCGCCATGGCGGTTGCGCCAACCGTGCCCGCCGCCATGCGCGGCCCGCGCGAAGTGGCCAGCTATGCCAATTCGCGCCTGCCCGATGCCACCGAAGACCTGATGCAGCGCGTCTCGCAGCTCTATGCAGCAGATCCGCAGCTGCACGGTTTGTGGGAAAGCTCGATGCAGGCACGCCAGATGGCGGCCGGGAATGACGATTCCGGGGCCGATCCCGCCGCCACCGGCAAGCTTGCGGCCAGCCTGCTCACCGGACCGCAAGGCGCGCGTGTGGCGATGATCGAGACGGGCGGCTGGGATACCCATATCAACCAGAAAGGCCGGCTGGAGCGCGGCCTGAAAGGGCTGGATACGATGATCGGCGCGCTGCGCGACGGTCTCGGGCCTGCCTGGAGCGAGACATTGGTGGTCGTGGCGACAGAGTTTGGCCGCACCGTGGCGCCCAATGGCACGGGCGGCACCGATCACGGCACCGGATCGCTGCTGATGCTGCTGGGCGGCACGGTCGACGGCGGGCGGGTCGTGGCCGACTGGCCGGGCCTTGCCCCGCGGCAGCTGTTCGAGGGGCGAGACCTGAAGCCCACCCTGCCGATCGATGCCGCGCTCGCCGGGGCGCTGGGCGGGCACTTCGGCGTGGACCCTGCTCGCGTCCTGGCCACCTGTTTTCCCGGCGCTACCGGCAAAGCCAGCAGTGGACTGATCCGGGCCTGA
- a CDS encoding DUF1800 family protein, whose amino-acid sequence MPQIQIALNRFGLGIRAGETPPADPRRWLLDQLERYDPAPAAVASLPGSRQLVTQLAAVRLDRQEREKAMAEQSGQQMAAQADNPEREILRPLRQSYVEAAAARNMAAFASATPFMERLVAFWSNHFAVSIDKPATLGLAGAFENEAIRPHVMGKFSSMLLAVERHPAMLLYLDQAQSIGPNSKLAEAAQRRGAQRQPGLNENLAREILELHTLGVRSGYSQADVTEFAKALTGWTVTGLGRIARLLPYTSGEYAFVPQLHEPGPRTVAGKRYADDGEKMGQAILMDLAAHPATARHIATKLARHFAADDPPAPLVARLEQAFLKTGGDLPALYRILIDAPEIWEAKGSKFRQPWEWLTAVQRASGVPFPAQATVFTLNQLGQSPWKPGSPAGWDDIAASWAAPDALLRRVEVANRYARSLTALDARALAPKLFPDSLSEATRQAIARADSGQQALALLFVSPEMLRR is encoded by the coding sequence ATGCCGCAAATCCAGATAGCTCTCAATCGCTTCGGCCTGGGCATTCGCGCCGGGGAAACACCGCCTGCCGATCCGCGCCGCTGGCTGCTGGACCAGCTGGAGAGGTACGATCCCGCACCGGCCGCCGTCGCCTCTTTGCCGGGCAGCCGCCAGCTCGTCACACAACTGGCCGCCGTGCGCCTAGACCGGCAGGAGCGCGAAAAGGCCATGGCGGAGCAGTCCGGCCAGCAAATGGCAGCCCAGGCGGACAATCCCGAGCGGGAAATCCTGCGTCCGTTGCGCCAGAGCTATGTAGAGGCCGCTGCCGCGCGCAACATGGCCGCCTTTGCCTCTGCCACGCCGTTCATGGAGCGGCTGGTTGCCTTCTGGTCCAACCATTTTGCCGTCTCGATCGACAAGCCGGCGACTTTGGGGCTGGCCGGTGCATTCGAGAACGAGGCGATCCGGCCGCACGTAATGGGCAAGTTTTCTTCCATGCTGCTCGCGGTCGAACGCCACCCGGCCATGCTGCTCTATCTCGATCAGGCGCAGTCGATCGGGCCAAACAGCAAGCTCGCCGAGGCCGCCCAGCGCCGCGGTGCACAGCGCCAGCCGGGGCTTAACGAGAACCTCGCGCGCGAGATTCTCGAACTGCACACGCTGGGGGTCCGCAGCGGCTATTCGCAGGCCGACGTCACCGAATTTGCCAAGGCGCTGACCGGCTGGACCGTGACCGGCCTTGGCAGGATCGCGCGCCTGCTGCCCTACACCAGCGGGGAATATGCCTTCGTGCCCCAATTGCACGAACCGGGTCCGCGCACGGTCGCCGGAAAGCGCTATGCCGATGATGGCGAGAAGATGGGTCAGGCCATCCTCATGGACCTTGCCGCCCACCCCGCCACCGCACGCCATATCGCCACCAAGCTGGCGCGCCACTTCGCTGCCGACGATCCGCCCGCACCGCTGGTTGCCCGGCTGGAACAGGCGTTCCTGAAAACCGGCGGAGACTTGCCGGCACTTTACCGCATCCTCATCGACGCGCCCGAGATCTGGGAGGCAAAGGGCAGCAAGTTTCGCCAACCCTGGGAATGGCTGACCGCCGTCCAGCGGGCCAGCGGCGTCCCCTTCCCTGCCCAGGCAACGGTGTTCACGCTCAACCAGCTTGGCCAGAGCCCGTGGAAGCCCGGATCGCCTGCCGGGTGGGACGATATTGCTGCCAGCTGGGCCGCACCCGATGCCCTGCTGCGCCGGGTGGAAGTGGCGAACCGCTATGCCCGCTCGCTCACCGCGCTTGATGCCCGGGCGCTGGCGCCAAAGCTGTTTCCCGATTCGCTGAGCGAGGCCACCCGACAAGCCATCGCCCGGGCCGATTCCGGGCAGCAGGCGCTGGCGCTGCTGTTTGTCTCACCCGAAATGCTGCGGAGGTAA
- a CDS encoding M28 family peptidase, whose translation MKPTACRALASAAALVLSVCAAHADEKSVGKGMAWTIMEDLTVETGQRLAGSPEEAAAREWAVTRLKALGFQNVKNEPFTIRGYVRGHDSAWLTAPYPHKLAITALGYSGTTPEGGVSGDVVYFPTLDAIKAAPAASLTGKIAFIDHAMKANQDGSGYGPYGNVRRQGPGIAAAKGAIGVVIRSIGTDNHRNPHTGAISWPAGVSAIPAGAVSNPDADIIARVARSGKLMRLSLTLTGRTQENMPSGNVIADLPGRDPSLPMIIVACHLDSWDLGMGVIDDGAGCAIVTAAALKVQEGGKPLRTIRVLWAGAEELGGLGGQAYAKAHAKEPHALAMESDFGADRVWNVKFTRLAPQVAESIKTALNPLGIVPNAGAADGGADVDAIIKAQKLAVIDLAQDGTRYFDLHHTPDDTLDKVDPAQLQQNVDAWTAVLKIVATEGGALIAP comes from the coding sequence ATGAAACCAACTGCCTGTCGTGCGCTTGCCAGCGCTGCCGCCCTTGTCCTTTCCGTTTGTGCCGCCCACGCCGATGAAAAGTCGGTAGGCAAGGGCATGGCCTGGACCATCATGGAAGACCTGACGGTCGAAACCGGGCAGCGCCTTGCCGGATCGCCCGAGGAGGCGGCGGCGCGCGAATGGGCCGTGACGCGATTGAAGGCGCTGGGCTTCCAGAACGTGAAGAACGAACCCTTCACGATCCGCGGCTATGTTCGCGGCCATGACAGCGCCTGGCTGACTGCTCCTTATCCGCACAAGCTGGCGATAACCGCACTGGGCTATAGCGGCACCACGCCCGAGGGCGGCGTTTCGGGCGATGTTGTCTATTTCCCGACGCTCGATGCGATCAAGGCTGCGCCAGCCGCTTCGCTCACGGGCAAGATCGCCTTCATCGACCATGCCATGAAGGCCAATCAGGACGGTTCGGGATATGGCCCTTATGGCAATGTCCGCCGGCAGGGGCCGGGCATCGCTGCCGCAAAGGGCGCGATCGGGGTGGTCATCCGCTCGATCGGCACGGACAACCACCGTAACCCGCATACCGGCGCGATCAGCTGGCCGGCGGGTGTTTCGGCCATTCCGGCGGGCGCGGTTTCCAATCCGGATGCAGACATCATCGCCCGGGTCGCCCGCAGCGGCAAGCTCATGCGGCTTTCGCTGACGCTGACAGGACGGACGCAGGAAAACATGCCGTCGGGCAACGTGATTGCCGACCTGCCGGGTCGCGATCCCTCGCTGCCGATGATCATCGTCGCCTGCCATCTCGATAGCTGGGACCTGGGCATGGGCGTGATCGATGACGGCGCGGGCTGCGCCATCGTCACCGCCGCAGCGCTGAAGGTGCAGGAAGGCGGCAAGCCCCTGCGCACGATCCGCGTGCTCTGGGCGGGAGCAGAGGAACTCGGCGGACTGGGCGGCCAGGCCTATGCCAAGGCTCACGCAAAGGAGCCGCACGCCCTTGCCATGGAGAGCGATTTCGGCGCTGACAGGGTGTGGAACGTCAAGTTCACGCGCCTTGCCCCGCAAGTTGCGGAAAGCATCAAGACGGCGCTCAATCCGCTTGGCATCGTGCCGAACGCCGGTGCCGCCGATGGCGGGGCAGACGTCGATGCGATCATCAAGGCGCAGAAGCTGGCTGTGATCGATCTTGCCCAGGACGGCACGCGCTACTTCGACTTGCACCACACACCCGACGATACGCTGGACAAGGTTGACCCGGCCCAGCTGCAGCAGAACGTCGATGCCTGGACGGCCGTGCTGAAGATCGTTGCCACCGAAGGCGGCGCGCTGATCGCGCCCTAG